ATGGAGTCGGCCGCCAAGAGGCTGACACCGGTAACGCTTGAGCTGGGGGGAAAAGATCCGATGATCGTCCTCCCCGACGCCGATTTGGACCTCGCCAGTTCGGCAACGGTCTGGGGGGCCTTTTGCAACAGCGGTCAGGTCTGCGCGAGCATCGAGCGGGTCTATGTGCATGAGTCAATCGCCGACCGGTTCACCCAAATGGTGGTGGAAAAGACAAAAAAACTCCGCCAGGGGCCGGGAGAATCGGGCGAAGTGGACATTGGTTCGATGACCGCCGAGATGCAGATTGAAAAAGTGGAAAAGCAGGTGGAGGATGCCAAAAAGCGGGGGGCCAGGGTATTGACGGGGGGCGAGCGAAATCGGGAGTTTCCGGGGCGGTTCTACAAGCCCACCGTTTTAAGCGATGTGGATCACACCTTTCCGGTGGTGATGGAAGAAACCTTTGGACCGGTCCTTCCCATCATGACTTATTCGACACTTGATCAGGCGGTCAAACTGGCCAACGACTCGCCGTATGGATTGAACGCCTATGTCTGGGGAAAAAATCTCAAAACAGCACGAGGGGTGGCCTCGCGTCTTGTCGCCGGGACGGTGAATGTGAATGAGAGTGTTTTCAGCTTTGCCGTTCCGCAGACTCCGTGGGGAGGGCCGAAGGAGAGCGGGATCGGCCGGACGCACGGAGTCCCCGGTTTATTGGAAATGGTCCAGGTGCGGCATGTGTACACCAACAGGAAGGCCTTAAAGAGTTTCTGGTGGTATCCTTATTCTTCCGAAAAACGGGAGATGTTCAAGGTTCTGGCGCAGACCCTTTTTGGAAAAGGAATCTCGCGTCTCTCGGGACTGCTCAAATTTTTGGGGTTGATGCGGAAGGTAAAGACAATGTAGAGGGGGTGTTTCAGGCGCGTAGCTCAGTGGTGGGGACCCATGGCCCGCCGAGCGATTAGCGAGGATGAAGGGCCGTGGGGGCGGAGATTGAAGGATCACGGAAGTTTCTTAATAGGCGCGTAGCTCAGTGGTAGAGCACTTGCTCGACACGCAAGGGGTCAGCGGTTCAATCCCGCTCGCGCCTACATGGTTTGTAGACCCGGTCATGAATCTGATCCACTCGAACGCATGAGGCACTCGTGCGCGCATGTGATGGCCGACGCGGTGACCTCCATTTTTTCGGGGACAAAAGTGGCCATCGGCCCCTGTATCGACGACGGCTTTTATTACGATTTCGACATCAAGGCCCCCTTTAGCCCCGAAGATCTGCGGAAGATCGGGGAAAAAATGAAAGAAATCATTGCGCAGAATCTCCCCTTTGTCCGGAAAGAAATTTCCAAAAAAGAGGCGATTGAATTTTTCAAAAAACGGGAAGAAAAATACAAGGTGGAAATCATCGAGGGGTTGGGCGAGGGGGAGCCGATTTCCCTCTATCAGCACGGCGATTTTGTCGATCTGTGCAAGGGGCCTCATGTCGCCAAAACGGGCGACATCAAGTCCTTTCACCTGTTGAGTGTCGCCGGGGCCTACTGGCGCGGCGACGAAAAACGGGAGATGCTTCAGCGCATCTACGGCACCGCCTTTGAAAACGAAAAAGAGCTGAAGACCCATCTGGCCCGCCTCGAAGAGGCCGCCCGGCGCGACCACCGGAAGCTGGGAAGGGAGCTCGATCTTTTTTCGTTTCATCCCGA
The sequence above is drawn from the Deltaproteobacteria bacterium genome and encodes:
- a CDS encoding aldehyde dehydrogenase family protein, with the translated sequence KIGELIKEAGVPGTVVEIVTGDGATGSALVESDVNKIVFTGSVATGKRIMESAAKRLTPVTLELGGKDPMIVLPDADLDLASSATVWGAFCNSGQVCASIERVYVHESIADRFTQMVVEKTKKLRQGPGESGEVDIGSMTAEMQIEKVEKQVEDAKKRGARVLTGGERNREFPGRFYKPTVLSDVDHTFPVVMEETFGPVLPIMTYSTLDQAVKLANDSPYGLNAYVWGKNLKTARGVASRLVAGTVNVNESVFSFAVPQTPWGGPKESGIGRTHGVPGLLEMVQVRHVYTNRKALKSFWWYPYSSEKREMFKVLAQTLFGKGISRLSGLLKFLGLMRKVKTM